The sequence ACAGCCCCAGATCTTTCACGGCTATTGCGACATGAGCAATTCGTTTGATCATAGCGGTTCATATTTTGGGAAATGACGGCGACGACGGTACTGCAGGAAAAATAACAAAGCGCAGACTATGAAACAACCGCCGTCTGCGCTGTTCGATCGAAGCCTTCTCCAGATGTTCCCGACCCGAGGTTAAAAAGATAAGTCCATAAGGAGCTTTCTCCGACGACCCGTGGGGTGAAACACAGTTATTTTACCAGCAGCATTTTTTTTGTCTGGACAAATTTCCCGGCAGTCAGGCGGTAGAAATAGACGCCGCTTGCCGCTGAGGCGTTGAAGCGGTTCATGCCGTTCCATTCGACGGAATGGGTTCCTGCCGTCATGAAGTTGTCCACCAGAGTCGCTACCTCCTCCCCCAATGAATTATAGACAACAAGAAGAACGCGGGACTGGGCCGGAATCTGAAAATCAATCTTTGTAGAGGGGTTGAACGGATTGGGGTAATTCTGTCCCAGCACAAACTCCGACGGAACCGTGCTCACCGTCCTTTCAACTCCGGAGAGAGCCCCCGAGAACGCCGCGATATCGCCGCTCGAGCTTACGATCCAGCCGAACGCGCTTGAACCGTTCGACGCAAAATCCAAGTGATTCAAACTGCCGATCGATCCGGTAAAGGAAGCGGTCCATGTTGCGCCGCGATCGGAACTGTGATACACGGAGCCCCCTTCTGCCGCATAGAAATCGACTCCAGCCCCCGACACACCCCCGACAAATCCGCTTCCCCCAATGGAGATAGGCGTCCACGTGTTTCCCCCATCGGTCGTCCGGACGGCGGTGTTTGAATCAGAACCGGCAACTCCATACGCTGCACTGTTGAAGCTGACGCTCACGCAATTTCCGAACGGGACCTGAGCCGACGACCACGATGCTCCGCCGTCCGTAGAATGATAGATACTCGACGCGTTGGTACCAAACCAGATATCCGATGTTCCAAAGACCGCCACTGCGTTATTCCAGCCGGCCTCTTCTCCCGCCTGGGCGGGCTCTGTTGCGATGCGCCCCCACGTCGCGCCGCCATCCGTGGTTCTTAGGATCGTCCATTTCCCACCGACCGGGTCGCCGACAGCGATGCCGTTGTTCGCATCGATCATTTTGATGCCGTCGATAAATCCGTCGACAAGGCTGTAGACCTGCGTCCACGTTGAACCGCCGTTTGTCGTTCTATAGATATAGGTGATCGAGTCCGGTGTCGACGAAACGAATGCAGTGTTCGCGTCGAGGGCACTCACTGTGTAAATGTCGGCGCTGCCGATCGGTCCTCCACCTGCCGGTTTCCAGTTCGTTCCGCCGTCGGTCGTCGCCAGAACCTGTCCCTCGCTCCCGGCTGCCCAGGCAACCGACTGGCTCACGGCTTTCACCGTGTAGAGCTCAGTGTTGACGCCTGAATTTTGACCCGTCCAACCGGGCGATACGTTCAATGATGGCGCGGTCGAAAAAGCTCCGCGTCCGTGTGTAAACGCAAAAATTGCTTTAGTGCCGCTTTGAATGACCAGCTCGTCGGTAGGTACATACAACGGCATTCCAGAATTGAACGGTGACCATGTGGTCCCGTTATCCATCGACGTATAGACACCCGTTTCGGTACCACAATAGACGGTTGAAGGATTATCCGGGTCGAGCACGAGAGAATGGACGGGAACGTTGGGAAGCGTCAGCGATACGTCCGACCAAGTTCCTCCCTGATCGGTTGAATACCAGATGTGACGTGATGCGAGCGTTCCGCTGGTGTTGTAGCCGCCATAGCAGGCGAACAGCCGGCTTTTGTTTCCAGGGTCGATGGTGATCCGTCGTACCCACCCTCCGTTGTTTCCGGGAGGAGTGATCTCCTGCCACGATGAATCTCCAGCAGCAGGGTTAAGATCGGTGCATCGAAAGATCTTTCCGCTGGTAGTTCCGGCAAAGGCCAGATAGTTTGTGGTTCCATTGACGATCGTCACTGCGCTAACGTGATAGTTAGATGAGAGCACACCGCTGGCGGCAGTCCACGTCCCGGCCGAATTATTCGTAAACCATACGCGGTTGGAACCGGCGAGAAGGACGGCGGAATTTTCCGGATTCATGGTGAACGGAGCGATGAAGAGCGATTTATTCTGGTCGTTGGCATCACTCAACCCGGTTGTGCAGTTGTTCCATGTAACGCCTCCATCGGTGGTTTTTGCCATCGCAAGATTGACGTATTCTTCATACGCGATGGAGTTATTGGTCTGATCCTGTGCAGAGTAACCCCCGTCGCCGCTTGCCGCTTCTATCCAGACAGACCCATTGCCGCTGTATTTCAAATGACCGTTGTCCTGCGTCCCCCCATAATATGTCGGCCCGCTGGCGAAGACCGCACCGCTGTAAAATTGCGTGATGGCGAGTCCGTTGTTCAGGTTCGTCCAGGTCGAACCTCCGTTCGTCGTTCGGTACACTCCTCCGTCGTTCCCTTCTATGATCGTGTTAGGGTTATTCTTATCGAACACAATGGCATGATGGTCGCAATGAACATACGGGGCTCCGTAAAATAGATCCCAGTATGAGATTTGCGCCCACGACGAACCTCCGTTGGTCGATTTCATGAGGTCGATTCCGCCAACGTAAATATTGTCGGAGTTGTTCGGGTCGACGGCGATGACATTGTCATACCACCCCTGGTCTTTCAGGTACGACAGGCCTCCGGTTGATTGAAGTTTCGGCGGAGAGGTGAGCTGAGACCAGCTTGCGCCGGCATCGGTCGATTTGAATATTCCCTTCAGACCGCCGTCGCCGGAAGCGGACAGGTCGAGCGATTCGAATACGGCATACAGCGTGTTCGGGGTAGTCGGGTCCTGCGTCATTGCAATTCTTCCGTAGTTCGACGACGGCATATGGAGAGTATCCTTCGACCAGGTCGCACCGCCGTTCGTCGTTCGATAAATGCCTCCCCGCGTCAATCCGTTGGACTCCACGGAAAAGACAATGGTCGAAGAAGAAACCGCTACGACATCATCCGGCGTGAAATAATTCGTCGACTGGTCGGTTGAACTGATTTTTGCCCATGAAGTTCCGCCGTCGGTCGACATAAACAGCCCTCCCGAGAGCGTATATTCTCCTCCGCCGTATTTATAGGTATAATCCTTCGTCGCGGCATAAATATTCCCGGCGGGATCTGCGGTGATCTTCATGACGTCCCTAAAATCTTCGACCGAGGCGCCGGTCGTACTCGGGAGAAGCGTCCATGTGTCGCCGAAGTCGGTCGTTTTGTAAATTCCGCCGCCGTACACCGCATCTTCGTTCAGCCACCCTTCGCCCGTACCCGCGTAGACCACATTGCCGTTTGTTGGATCGACAACCATCGAACCGATCGCCATCACGTCGAGCGAATCCGACCTGGGCGTCCATGTCGCTCCGTCGTCGGTGGTCTTCCAGATCCCCCCTGAAACCGAGCCGATAAGGATTTCCGCGCTGTTCTGCGGATTGATGACGATCGAACGGACCCTTCCGCCGATATTGCCGGGGCCGAGAGCCGACCACGAAGCGGCTGAAGTTTTTCGCAATGCGCCGGACTTCTTCATTTTTTGGGCGGTGTACGTCACGGCTTCGCGCCGCTTCTGCTGGAAGTCGACGTTCCGCTGGTTCCCTGCAAGGATCGCATACCGCCATTGATACGCCGCATCAGGATTGTCCCGGTCGCCGGCGGCAGATTCCAATGGCTCGTCGTTATCACGAGACATTTTATGCGTCGCCGTTCGCTGTATAAAAAGAAAGGCCGCTACGGCCGCAAGAATGGAAACAATTGCGATGTTCTTTTTCGTAGAATAACTCCTATCAATCTGAGAACAAAATGAGAAGCGGAGAATGAATCGACCTCTTCCGGCAACGGGACGATGAAAAATTATAGCTATTTATGGAGGGAATGTCAACCAGGCGGGTAACGGCCGTCACGCCGCGGACTGTCGGTTCCGGATGAAATATTTCACGAACTCGGCGTAGTTAGAAACCGCGAGCCCGCCGAGAACAAACGATGCGCCGAGAAACGTCCGGCCAGAGAACGGTTCCCCCAGGATCACAACGCCAAGGATCACGGCAATGATAGGGGTGATGAACGAGGTGAGCGAAAGGATGACGGCTTCGACTCTTTTGAGGAGCCAAAAATAGCTGACGAACGTCGCCACCGATCCGAAAATTCCAAGGTAAAAAATTGTAAGGATGGCACTCGGCGTGAACGCAACTTTTGAGTACTCCTCGAGCGCCGCGCTCGCCGCGAGGAGCAGCACTGCCCCGATGAGCATCGGAACGAACGTGATCACGAACGGGTGAATGGCGTGGCCGTGTTTCTTGATGACGATGACCGAATACGCCTGCAGAATTGCGCTCAGAAGGATCGCTGCCATCCCCCAAGAGGCGTTCGGATTCGAAACGTGAACGTCGTTCGAGAAGATGGTGAGGATGCCCAAGAAACCAAGGACTATTCCGGAGATCTTCCACCCCGTAATTTTCTCATTCGGAAGGAAGAGATAGGCAAACAACGCCACCATGAAAGGGTAGATCGAAAAAACGATCGATGTCAAACCGGAGGGTATGAATTGTTCCCCCCAATAGACCAGAGCAAACGGCACGCTGAACGATGTGAGCGCGACGACAACGTAAAAAATCTGCTCACTCCTGTCGAACGGAATTTTGACGCCTTGAACTTTGATCAGGGTAAACAGGAGTGCGCTAGCAACGGAAAAACGGCATCCCGCCGCCAGCAGCGGCGTCATCGTTTCGAGTCCGATCTTAATGACGAGCCACGTCGAACCCCAGATGGTGCACACTAAAAAGTACGCAAGATAAACGCGGAACCGTTCGCTCATTTACTCCGCCATCTTATTGAGCACCAACCCTGAAAGGAGCTTGGGATAAAAGAACGTCGATTTTTGCGGCATCGTGTGTCCCGCTTTTGCGACGGCGCGCACCTGTCCGATTTTCGTCGGATTCACGATGAAGGCAACCTGCGCAACTCCCTTCATCACTTCGCTTTCGCAGTCCTCAACGTTCTGGAGATAGTGGATGTTCAGTTTCTTTTCCTGTGCTTCGACGGAAATGCCGAGGACGCCGCCGAGGAAATACGAATGGAGGAGAACGACGTCGAGGTCTTTCACTTCAGCGGGCAAGTTCGGCGGCATCAACGTCTTCAAAGCCGAAACATTCTTTACGGTTGCGATCCAGAACTTTGCCGGTCCCTTCGCGATAATTCCGTAGGCATATTTTGCCTGATCTCCCAGCGTTCTGACCATCGCCTCGCGGGAAGGAAACTCAGTCATCGTAAAATATTCTTGGATCGTGGAGGAAAATTCATTCCAATCGAACTTGGGAAGGCTGTGGATCACCCGGTGTGTCGGGTAAATGACGAGCCCTTCGTCATCGAGGTTGGTGAAGAACATCATCACATAATTGTACAATTCTGTCCCGTTATGTCTCGGATTATTGGATTTCATCAGGTCGCGGTAGGCGAGCGCCGTTTCATAACGATGATGGCCGTCGGCGATGAGTACCTGCTTCGGTTCCATTTCCCGTGCGATGTTTTCGATCGCCGCAGCGTCGCTGATCACCCACAGTTGGTTCCGGACATTTTCAAACGTCACATCGACAGCGGCCGGCGTCGACTGCGATCGACCAAGAATGCCGTCGACTTTTTTCGCTGCATCGGAATACAGGCTGAAGATTTGGCTGAAATTCGAGTTCGTCGCCTTAAAAAGCTTGAACCTGTCTTCCTTCGCCTTGGAGAGCGTTTTTTCATGAGGGAGGACGATCCCCTTTTCAAATTCTTCCAGATGGCATAGCGCAATAAATCCTTTTCGCTGGATCACCGCCCCTGCGGCCGTCCTAAAAGTCTGGACAAGAGGATAAAGGGCCGGCGCTGGCTCGCGCATGAGGACGCCATTCCTCTGCCACTCGTCGAACGCTTTCGCAGAGGAGGAATACCTGTCCTCTTCCCGGCCGAGGATCAACCGCACGACGTTATGCGGGTCGATGTCATAGAATTGATCCTGCTGCTCGGGCGAAATAACATCGTACGGCGGCGCGACGACGGTATTGATATTGACTGCGGATTGATTGTATCTGATTCCCCGGAATGGTCTAATGATCGGCATACGCTTTTGTTTTTAGAATAGAGATACTGTTTCAATATTTAATTTTTCATTTTTCATTTTCCTTCATACCCCAGCCGCTTCAGCCACACGTCTTCTCCCCGCCAATTTTCCCGCACCTTTACATGAAGCTCGAGAAAGACCGGGCGCCCCAAAAACCCCTCGATATCCTTTCGGGCTTTCTCGCCGACCGCCTTCAACGCCGACCCTCCCTTGCCGATAAGAATGCCCTTCTGTGACTGGCGCTCAACAAATATTTCCGCGCTGATGAAGTCTTTCTTCTTCTCCCGCTCGTTGAATGCCACGATATCAACGGTCGTGGAATACGGGATCTCCTGAGAAAACAGCTCGAAAATCTTCTCCCGGATGATTTCTGCAACGAAGAATCTCTCCGGAGCCGCGCTGACCATCTCCGGCGGATAGAACGGAGGGTGATCGGGCAAGTACCGGAGGAGCGATGTTGTTAATTCTTCCGTCCCTTCATTGCGAAGAGCGGAGATCAGGAGAATTTCTTCAAACGGAAACGCCTTGCTCAAACCGGCGATCATCGGAAGGAGCTCCGCTTTTTCGATGCGGTCGATCTTATTGATCGCCAGGAGGGTCCTCTTTTTCGCGCCGCGAATCTTCTCGAACGCAATCTCATCGCTCGAAAATGCCTCTTTTCTGATCTTCTCGGCGTCCACAAGCAGAAGAACCACGTCGGCCTCCACGAGCGCCGAGGTCGAATAGTCCATCATCACTTCCTGGAGCCGATATTTCGGGGCGATGATCCCCGGCGTATCGAGAAAAACGATC is a genomic window of Bacteroidota bacterium containing:
- a CDS encoding DUF1015 domain-containing protein, translated to MPIIRPFRGIRYNQSAVNINTVVAPPYDVISPEQQDQFYDIDPHNVVRLILGREEDRYSSSAKAFDEWQRNGVLMREPAPALYPLVQTFRTAAGAVIQRKGFIALCHLEEFEKGIVLPHEKTLSKAKEDRFKLFKATNSNFSQIFSLYSDAAKKVDGILGRSQSTPAAVDVTFENVRNQLWVISDAAAIENIAREMEPKQVLIADGHHRYETALAYRDLMKSNNPRHNGTELYNYVMMFFTNLDDEGLVIYPTHRVIHSLPKFDWNEFSSTIQEYFTMTEFPSREAMVRTLGDQAKYAYGIIAKGPAKFWIATVKNVSALKTLMPPNLPAEVKDLDVVLLHSYFLGGVLGISVEAQEKKLNIHYLQNVEDCESEVMKGVAQVAFIVNPTKIGQVRAVAKAGHTMPQKSTFFYPKLLSGLVLNKMAE
- a CDS encoding T9SS type A sorting domain-containing protein, which gives rise to MSRDNDEPLESAAGDRDNPDAAYQWRYAILAGNQRNVDFQQKRREAVTYTAQKMKKSGALRKTSAASWSALGPGNIGGRVRSIVINPQNSAEILIGSVSGGIWKTTDDGATWTPRSDSLDVMAIGSMVVDPTNGNVVYAGTGEGWLNEDAVYGGGIYKTTDFGDTWTLLPSTTGASVEDFRDVMKITADPAGNIYAATKDYTYKYGGGEYTLSGGLFMSTDGGTSWAKISSTDQSTNYFTPDDVVAVSSSTIVFSVESNGLTRGGIYRTTNGGATWSKDTLHMPSSNYGRIAMTQDPTTPNTLYAVFESLDLSASGDGGLKGIFKSTDAGASWSQLTSPPKLQSTGGLSYLKDQGWYDNVIAVDPNNSDNIYVGGIDLMKSTNGGSSWAQISYWDLFYGAPYVHCDHHAIVFDKNNPNTIIEGNDGGVYRTTNGGSTWTNLNNGLAITQFYSGAVFASGPTYYGGTQDNGHLKYSGNGSVWIEAASGDGGYSAQDQTNNSIAYEEYVNLAMAKTTDGGVTWNNCTTGLSDANDQNKSLFIAPFTMNPENSAVLLAGSNRVWFTNNSAGTWTAASGVLSSNYHVSAVTIVNGTTNYLAFAGTTSGKIFRCTDLNPAAGDSSWQEITPPGNNGGWVRRITIDPGNKSRLFACYGGYNTSGTLASRHIWYSTDQGGTWSDVSLTLPNVPVHSLVLDPDNPSTVYCGTETGVYTSMDNGTTWSPFNSGMPLYVPTDELVIQSGTKAIFAFTHGRGAFSTAPSLNVSPGWTGQNSGVNTELYTVKAVSQSVAWAAGSEGQVLATTDGGTNWKPAGGGPIGSADIYTVSALDANTAFVSSTPDSITYIYRTTNGGSTWTQVYSLVDGFIDGIKMIDANNGIAVGDPVGGKWTILRTTDGGATWGRIATEPAQAGEEAGWNNAVAVFGTSDIWFGTNASSIYHSTDGGASWSSAQVPFGNCVSVSFNSAAYGVAGSDSNTAVRTTDGGNTWTPISIGGSGFVGGVSGAGVDFYAAEGGSVYHSSDRGATWTASFTGSIGSLNHLDFASNGSSAFGWIVSSSGDIAAFSGALSGVERTVSTVPSEFVLGQNYPNPFNPSTKIDFQIPAQSRVLLVVYNSLGEEVATLVDNFMTAGTHSVEWNGMNRFNASAASGVYFYRLTAGKFVQTKKMLLVK
- a CDS encoding EamA family transporter; translation: MSERFRVYLAYFLVCTIWGSTWLVIKIGLETMTPLLAAGCRFSVASALLFTLIKVQGVKIPFDRSEQIFYVVVALTSFSVPFALVYWGEQFIPSGLTSIVFSIYPFMVALFAYLFLPNEKITGWKISGIVLGFLGILTIFSNDVHVSNPNASWGMAAILLSAILQAYSVIVIKKHGHAIHPFVITFVPMLIGAVLLLAASAALEEYSKVAFTPSAILTIFYLGIFGSVATFVSYFWLLKRVEAVILSLTSFITPIIAVILGVVILGEPFSGRTFLGASFVLGGLAVSNYAEFVKYFIRNRQSAA
- the era gene encoding GTPase Era, giving the protein MESTKYKAGYVALVGEPNVGKSTLMNSLLGQKISIVTNKPQTTRHKILGILSGDHYQIVFLDTPGIIAPKYRLQEVMMDYSTSALVEADVVLLLVDAEKIRKEAFSSDEIAFEKIRGAKKRTLLAINKIDRIEKAELLPMIAGLSKAFPFEEILLISALRNEGTEELTTSLLRYLPDHPPFYPPEMVSAAPERFFVAEIIREKIFELFSQEIPYSTTVDIVAFNEREKKKDFISAEIFVERQSQKGILIGKGGSALKAVGEKARKDIEGFLGRPVFLELHVKVRENWRGEDVWLKRLGYEGK